One Parageobacillus sp. KH3-4 genomic region harbors:
- the spoIVA gene encoding stage IV sporulation protein A → MEKVDIFKDIAERTGGDIYLGVVGAVRTGKSTFIKRFMELVVIPNIKNEADKARTQDELPQSAAGKTIMTTEPKFVPNQAVTVKVDEGLEVNIRLVDCVGYAVPGAKGYEDENGPRMIHTPWYEEPIPFHEAAEIGTRKVIQEHSTIGVVITTDGTIGEIPRQDYVEAEERVIHELKEVGKPFIMIVNTVRPHHPDTEALRRELAEKYDIPVLAISVESMREADVYNVLREALYEFPVLEVNVNLPSWVMVLREDHWLRESYQDAVRDTVKDIKRLRDVDRVVQQFSEYDFIEKASLAGIEMGRGIAEIDLYAPDDLYDQILKEVVGVEIRGKDHLLQLMQDFAHAKAEYDQIADALKMVKQTGYGIAAPALSDMSLDEPEIIRQGSRFGVRLKAVAPSIHMIKVDVESEFAPIIGTEKQSEELVRYLMQDFEDDPLSIWNSDIFGRSLSSIVREGIQAKLALMPENARYKLKETLERIINEGSGGLIAIIL, encoded by the coding sequence TTGGAAAAAGTCGATATTTTCAAGGATATCGCCGAACGAACTGGTGGCGATATTTATTTAGGAGTAGTCGGTGCGGTCCGAACAGGAAAATCGACTTTCATAAAAAGGTTTATGGAGCTTGTCGTCATCCCGAATATTAAAAATGAAGCAGATAAAGCGCGCACGCAAGACGAATTGCCGCAAAGCGCCGCCGGAAAAACGATTATGACCACCGAGCCGAAATTCGTGCCAAATCAAGCGGTTACCGTAAAAGTCGACGAAGGGCTAGAAGTAAATATTCGCCTTGTTGATTGTGTAGGTTATGCCGTCCCCGGTGCAAAAGGGTATGAAGATGAGAACGGCCCGCGCATGATTCATACGCCGTGGTACGAGGAACCGATTCCGTTTCACGAAGCGGCGGAGATCGGAACAAGAAAAGTGATCCAAGAACATTCGACGATCGGCGTGGTCATTACGACGGACGGCACGATCGGCGAAATTCCGCGTCAAGATTATGTCGAAGCCGAGGAGCGCGTCATTCACGAGCTAAAAGAAGTCGGCAAGCCGTTTATTATGATCGTCAACACCGTTCGTCCGCATCATCCGGATACGGAAGCGCTCCGCCGCGAGCTCGCCGAAAAATATGATATTCCAGTGTTAGCCATCAGCGTCGAAAGCATGAGAGAAGCCGATGTGTATAACGTGCTTCGTGAAGCATTATATGAATTTCCGGTATTAGAAGTGAATGTAAATTTACCAAGCTGGGTCATGGTGCTCCGCGAAGATCATTGGCTTCGCGAAAGCTATCAAGATGCTGTCCGCGATACAGTTAAAGATATTAAGCGGCTGCGCGATGTGGATCGCGTTGTCCAGCAATTTAGCGAATATGATTTCATTGAAAAGGCGAGTCTTGCCGGCATTGAAATGGGGCGGGGAATTGCCGAAATTGACTTGTACGCGCCGGACGATTTGTATGACCAAATTTTAAAAGAAGTTGTTGGCGTGGAAATTCGCGGAAAAGATCATTTGCTGCAGCTTATGCAAGATTTTGCTCACGCAAAAGCAGAATATGACCAAATCGCCGATGCGTTAAAAATGGTGAAACAAACCGGTTATGGCATCGCGGCGCCGGCGCTTTCCGACATGAGCCTCGATGAGCCGGAAATCATTCGTCAAGGATCGCGCTTCGGCGTGCGGTTAAAAGCGGTAGCTCCATCCATTCATATGATTAAAGTGGACGTTGAATCGGAATTTGCGCCAATTATCGGCACGGAAAAACAAAGCGAAGAGCTTGTCCGTTATTTAATGCAAGATTTTGAAGATGATCCTCTCTCAATCTGGAATTCCGATATTTTTGGCCGTTCGCTTAGCTCGATTGTCCGCGAGGGCATTCAAGCAAAGCTTGCCCTTATGCCGGAAAACGCACGTTACAAGCTAAAAGAAACGCTTGAACGCATTATTAACGAAGGATCCGGCGGATTAATCGCCATTATTTTATAA
- a CDS encoding HU family DNA-binding protein, which yields MNKTELVNAVAEISGLSKKDATKAVDAVFESITEALKKGDKVQLIGFGNFEVRERAARKGRNPQTGEEMEIPASKVPAFKPGKALKDAVK from the coding sequence ATGAATAAGACAGAATTAGTTAACGCAGTGGCTGAAATTAGCGGCCTTTCCAAAAAAGACGCAACAAAAGCGGTGGACGCTGTATTTGAATCTATTACAGAAGCGCTGAAAAAAGGCGATAAAGTCCAATTAATTGGCTTTGGGAACTTTGAAGTGCGCGAGCGCGCGGCGCGCAAAGGGCGCAACCCGCAAACAGGGGAAGAAATGGAAATCCCTGCGAGCAAAGTTCCTGCATTCAAACCAGGAAAAGCTCTTAAAGATGCTGTGAAATAA